The following proteins are encoded in a genomic region of Periophthalmus magnuspinnatus isolate fPerMag1 chromosome 23, fPerMag1.2.pri, whole genome shotgun sequence:
- the s100z gene encoding protein S100-Z: MPSQLEGAMDALISVFYNYSGNDGDKYKLNKGELKQLLNSELTDFLTSQKDPLLVEKIMNDLDSNKDNEVDFNEFVVLVAALTVACNDFFQEQQKKSK; the protein is encoded by the exons ATGCCAAGCCAGCTCGAGGGGGCCATGGACGCCTTGATAAGCGTTTTCTACAATTACTCTGGAAATGATGGTGACAAATACAAACTCAACAAGGGTGAACTAAAGCAGCTTCTTAATAGCGAGCTGACGGACTTCCTCACG TCTCAGAAAGACCCTCTGCTGGTGGAGAAGATCATGAACGACCTGGACTCAAACAAAGACAACGAGGTGGACTTCAATGAGTTTGTGGTTCTGGTGGCAGCGCTCACTGTGGCCTGCAACGACTTTTTTCAAGAGCAGCAGAAGAAATCCAAGTAA